One part of the Phragmites australis chromosome 3, lpPhrAust1.1, whole genome shotgun sequence genome encodes these proteins:
- the LOC133912768 gene encoding uncharacterized protein LOC133912768 has protein sequence MMAVEPKALPSAHQFTVVIDGVETAIHEGVLRCNGGTLTVLSPGVLEASRFQHIVVSGDGGGDVRFTRCGYAAAEDCGAVWFHRCVAVRVDGARDVAVRRCWSADVERAGSVTIRRCKGAACVRGAGELRVGRCREVDVGSCADVAVVRCRAARADWCGALALGRCRSADVSRCGAVRIDRCRDASVLGCATVAVRRGKVSMVEVQKVPQPFCQEQPMYQQAEPVLAAPVAIVSK, from the coding sequence ATGATGGCCGTTGAGCCGAAAGCCCTTCCCTCCGCCCACCAGTTCACCGTCGTCATCGACGGCGTCGAGACGGCCATCCACGAGGGTGTGCTCCGGTGCAACGGCGGCACACTGACCGTGCTCAGCCCGGGCGTCCTCGAGGCCAGCCGGTTCCAGCACATCGTCGtgagcggcgacggcgggggcgACGTCCGCTTCACCCGGTGCGGGTACGCGGCCGCCGAGGACTGCGGCGCGGTGTGGTTCCACCGATGCGTTGCGGTGCGCGTGGACGGGGCGCGCGACGTGGCCGTGCGGCGGTGCTGGTCGGCGGACGTGGAGCGCGCGGGCTCTGTGACCATCCGCCGGTGCAAGGGTGCCGCGTGCGTCCGCGGCGCTGGGGAGCTGCGCGTGGGGAGGTGCAGGGAGGTCGACGTGGGGAGCTGCGCCGACGTGGCCGTGGTGCGGTGCCGCGCCGCGCGCGCGGACTGGTGCGGTGCGCTCGCGCTGGGCAGGTGCAGGTCCGCGGACGTCAGCCGCTGCGGCGCTGTGCGCATCGATCGGTGCCGCGACGCAAGTGTGTTGGGATGCGCCACCGTAGCGGTGCGCCGCGGCAAGGTGAGCATGGTCGAGGTGCAGAAGGTGCCGCAGCCGTTTTGTCAGGAGCAGCCGATGTATCAGCAAGCAGAGCCTGTCCTCGCGGCGCCCGTGGCCATTGTGAGCAAGTAA